Proteins from one Poecile atricapillus isolate bPoeAtr1 chromosome 14, bPoeAtr1.hap1, whole genome shotgun sequence genomic window:
- the WIPI2 gene encoding WD repeat domain phosphoinositide-interacting protein 2 isoform X1, with protein sequence MNLAGQSGDAGSGHLLFANFNQDNTSLAVGSKSGYKFFSLSSVDKLEQIYECTDTEDVCIVERLFSSSLVAIVSLKAPRKLKVCHFKKGTEICNYSYSNTILAVKLNRQRLIVCLEESLYIHNIRDMKVLHTIRETPPNPAGLCALSINNDNCYLAYPGSATIGEVQVFDTINLRAANMIPAHDSPLAALAFDASGTKLATASEKGTVIRVFSIPEGQKLFEFRRGVKRCVSICSLAFSMDGMFLSASSNTETVHIFKLETVKEKPQEEPTTWTGYFGKVLMASTSYLPSQVTEMFNQGRAFATVRLPFCGHKNICALATIQKIPRLLVGAADGYLYMYNLDPQEGGECTLMKQHKLDGSMEPANEILESASHDRPLVAQTYSAAVTKGTYVPSSPTRHAYTDDLGAVGGACLEDETNSLRLDEDSEHPPMILRTD encoded by the exons ATGAACTTGGCCGGGCAGAGCGGTGACGCCGGCAGCGGCCATCTGCTCTTCGCCAACTTCAACCAGGACAACAC ATCCCTTGCAGTTGGCAGTAAATCAGGCTACAAATTCTTCTCCCTTTCTTCTGTGGACAAATTAGAGCAGATCTATGAATGCa CTGACACAGAAGATGTGTGCATTGTGGAGAGACTCTTCTCCAGTAGTCTGGTGGCCATAGTTAGCCTTAAAGCTCCACGCAAGCTGAAAGTTTGTCACTTTAAGAAGGGGACAGAGATTTGCAACTACAGTTACTCCAACACCATCTTGGCTGTCAAACTCAATAGACAG AGGCTGATAGTATGTCTGGAAGAGTCTCTTTATATACACAACATACGAGACATGAAGGTATTACATACAATCAGGGAGACACCTCCCAATCCTGCAG GGTTGTGTGCTTTATCAATAAACAATGATAATTGCTACCTGGCCTATCCAGGAAGTGCAACTATTGGAGAAGTACAAGTCTTTGACACCATCAATCTG AGAGCTGCCAATATGATCCCAGCTCATGATAGTCCCTTGGCTGCTTTGGCATTTGATGCAAGTGGTACTAAACTTGCCACAGCCTCAGAAAAG ggGACAGTAATAAGAGTGTTTTCCATTCCAGAGGGACAGAAACTCTTTGAATTCCGAAGAGGAGTGAAGAG gTGTGTGAGCATCTGTTCATTGGCTTTCAGCATGGATGGCATGTTTCTGTCTGCATCCAGTAACACGGAGACAGTGCATATCTTCAAACTTGAGACTGTGAAAGAAAA ACCTCAGGAAGAGCCTACAACCTGGACAGGTTACTTTGGAAAAGTGCTGATGGCCTCAACGAGCTATCTGCCCTCTCAAGTAACAGAGATGTTCAACCAGGGTAGAGCCTTTGCTACAGTCCGTCTGCCCTTCTGTGGGCACAAAAACATCTGTGCACTTGCCAC AATTCAGAAGATCCCTCGTTtgctggtgggagctgctgaTGGGTATCTCTACATGTACAACTTAGACCCCCAGGAAGGAGGCGAGTGCACACTAATGAAGCAGCACAA GCTCGATGGCAGCATGGAGCCCGCCAATGAAATTCTGGAGTCTGCATCCCACGACCGGCCGTTGGTAGCGCAGACGTACAGTGCCGCTGTGACTAAAGGTACATATGTGCCTTCCTCACCCACCAGGCATG
- the WIPI2 gene encoding WD repeat domain phosphoinositide-interacting protein 2 isoform X3, producing MALHECWASVIPAQIALRTCQTVFPVDVHHSSSLKCPSVFFPRSCDSPADTEDVCIVERLFSSSLVAIVSLKAPRKLKVCHFKKGTEICNYSYSNTILAVKLNRQRLIVCLEESLYIHNIRDMKVLHTIRETPPNPAGLCALSINNDNCYLAYPGSATIGEVQVFDTINLRAANMIPAHDSPLAALAFDASGTKLATASEKGTVIRVFSIPEGQKLFEFRRGVKRCVSICSLAFSMDGMFLSASSNTETVHIFKLETVKEKPQEEPTTWTGYFGKVLMASTSYLPSQVTEMFNQGRAFATVRLPFCGHKNICALATIQKIPRLLVGAADGYLYMYNLDPQEGGECTLMKQHKLDGSMEPANEILESASHDRPLVAQTYSAAVTKAYTDDLGAVGGACLEDETNSLRLDEDSEHPPMILRTD from the exons ATGGCTCTGCATGAATGCTGGGCATCAGTGATTCCTGCACAAATTGCTCTTAGGACCTGTCAG ACAGTATTTCCTGTTGATGTGCATCATTCTTCTTCCCTGAAATGTCCCTCTGTATTTTTCCCTCGTTCCTGTGATTCCCCAGCTGACACAGAAGATGTGTGCATTGTGGAGAGACTCTTCTCCAGTAGTCTGGTGGCCATAGTTAGCCTTAAAGCTCCACGCAAGCTGAAAGTTTGTCACTTTAAGAAGGGGACAGAGATTTGCAACTACAGTTACTCCAACACCATCTTGGCTGTCAAACTCAATAGACAG AGGCTGATAGTATGTCTGGAAGAGTCTCTTTATATACACAACATACGAGACATGAAGGTATTACATACAATCAGGGAGACACCTCCCAATCCTGCAG GGTTGTGTGCTTTATCAATAAACAATGATAATTGCTACCTGGCCTATCCAGGAAGTGCAACTATTGGAGAAGTACAAGTCTTTGACACCATCAATCTG AGAGCTGCCAATATGATCCCAGCTCATGATAGTCCCTTGGCTGCTTTGGCATTTGATGCAAGTGGTACTAAACTTGCCACAGCCTCAGAAAAG ggGACAGTAATAAGAGTGTTTTCCATTCCAGAGGGACAGAAACTCTTTGAATTCCGAAGAGGAGTGAAGAG gTGTGTGAGCATCTGTTCATTGGCTTTCAGCATGGATGGCATGTTTCTGTCTGCATCCAGTAACACGGAGACAGTGCATATCTTCAAACTTGAGACTGTGAAAGAAAA ACCTCAGGAAGAGCCTACAACCTGGACAGGTTACTTTGGAAAAGTGCTGATGGCCTCAACGAGCTATCTGCCCTCTCAAGTAACAGAGATGTTCAACCAGGGTAGAGCCTTTGCTACAGTCCGTCTGCCCTTCTGTGGGCACAAAAACATCTGTGCACTTGCCAC AATTCAGAAGATCCCTCGTTtgctggtgggagctgctgaTGGGTATCTCTACATGTACAACTTAGACCCCCAGGAAGGAGGCGAGTGCACACTAATGAAGCAGCACAA GCTCGATGGCAGCATGGAGCCCGCCAATGAAATTCTGGAGTCTGCATCCCACGACCGGCCGTTGGTAGCGCAGACGTACAGTGCCGCTGTGACTAAAG
- the WIPI2 gene encoding WD repeat domain phosphoinositide-interacting protein 2 isoform X2, whose amino-acid sequence MNLAGQSGDAGSGHLLFANFNQDNTSLAVGSKSGYKFFSLSSVDKLEQIYECTDTEDVCIVERLFSSSLVAIVSLKAPRKLKVCHFKKGTEICNYSYSNTILAVKLNRQRLIVCLEESLYIHNIRDMKVLHTIRETPPNPAGLCALSINNDNCYLAYPGSATIGEVQVFDTINLRAANMIPAHDSPLAALAFDASGTKLATASEKGTVIRVFSIPEGQKLFEFRRGVKRCVSICSLAFSMDGMFLSASSNTETVHIFKLETVKEKPQEEPTTWTGYFGKVLMASTSYLPSQVTEMFNQGRAFATVRLPFCGHKNICALATIQKIPRLLVGAADGYLYMYNLDPQEGGECTLMKQHKLDGSMEPANEILESASHDRPLVAQTYSAAVTKAYTDDLGAVGGACLEDETNSLRLDEDSEHPPMILRTD is encoded by the exons ATGAACTTGGCCGGGCAGAGCGGTGACGCCGGCAGCGGCCATCTGCTCTTCGCCAACTTCAACCAGGACAACAC ATCCCTTGCAGTTGGCAGTAAATCAGGCTACAAATTCTTCTCCCTTTCTTCTGTGGACAAATTAGAGCAGATCTATGAATGCa CTGACACAGAAGATGTGTGCATTGTGGAGAGACTCTTCTCCAGTAGTCTGGTGGCCATAGTTAGCCTTAAAGCTCCACGCAAGCTGAAAGTTTGTCACTTTAAGAAGGGGACAGAGATTTGCAACTACAGTTACTCCAACACCATCTTGGCTGTCAAACTCAATAGACAG AGGCTGATAGTATGTCTGGAAGAGTCTCTTTATATACACAACATACGAGACATGAAGGTATTACATACAATCAGGGAGACACCTCCCAATCCTGCAG GGTTGTGTGCTTTATCAATAAACAATGATAATTGCTACCTGGCCTATCCAGGAAGTGCAACTATTGGAGAAGTACAAGTCTTTGACACCATCAATCTG AGAGCTGCCAATATGATCCCAGCTCATGATAGTCCCTTGGCTGCTTTGGCATTTGATGCAAGTGGTACTAAACTTGCCACAGCCTCAGAAAAG ggGACAGTAATAAGAGTGTTTTCCATTCCAGAGGGACAGAAACTCTTTGAATTCCGAAGAGGAGTGAAGAG gTGTGTGAGCATCTGTTCATTGGCTTTCAGCATGGATGGCATGTTTCTGTCTGCATCCAGTAACACGGAGACAGTGCATATCTTCAAACTTGAGACTGTGAAAGAAAA ACCTCAGGAAGAGCCTACAACCTGGACAGGTTACTTTGGAAAAGTGCTGATGGCCTCAACGAGCTATCTGCCCTCTCAAGTAACAGAGATGTTCAACCAGGGTAGAGCCTTTGCTACAGTCCGTCTGCCCTTCTGTGGGCACAAAAACATCTGTGCACTTGCCAC AATTCAGAAGATCCCTCGTTtgctggtgggagctgctgaTGGGTATCTCTACATGTACAACTTAGACCCCCAGGAAGGAGGCGAGTGCACACTAATGAAGCAGCACAA GCTCGATGGCAGCATGGAGCCCGCCAATGAAATTCTGGAGTCTGCATCCCACGACCGGCCGTTGGTAGCGCAGACGTACAGTGCCGCTGTGACTAAAG
- the WIPI2 gene encoding WD repeat domain phosphoinositide-interacting protein 2 isoform X4 encodes MNATVFPVDVHHSSSLKCPSVFFPRSCDSPADTEDVCIVERLFSSSLVAIVSLKAPRKLKVCHFKKGTEICNYSYSNTILAVKLNRQRLIVCLEESLYIHNIRDMKVLHTIRETPPNPAGLCALSINNDNCYLAYPGSATIGEVQVFDTINLRAANMIPAHDSPLAALAFDASGTKLATASEKGTVIRVFSIPEGQKLFEFRRGVKRCVSICSLAFSMDGMFLSASSNTETVHIFKLETVKEKPQEEPTTWTGYFGKVLMASTSYLPSQVTEMFNQGRAFATVRLPFCGHKNICALATIQKIPRLLVGAADGYLYMYNLDPQEGGECTLMKQHKLDGSMEPANEILESASHDRPLVAQTYSAAVTKGTYVPSSPTRHAYTDDLGAVGGACLEDETNSLRLDEDSEHPPMILRTD; translated from the exons ATGAATGCa ACAGTATTTCCTGTTGATGTGCATCATTCTTCTTCCCTGAAATGTCCCTCTGTATTTTTCCCTCGTTCCTGTGATTCCCCAGCTGACACAGAAGATGTGTGCATTGTGGAGAGACTCTTCTCCAGTAGTCTGGTGGCCATAGTTAGCCTTAAAGCTCCACGCAAGCTGAAAGTTTGTCACTTTAAGAAGGGGACAGAGATTTGCAACTACAGTTACTCCAACACCATCTTGGCTGTCAAACTCAATAGACAG AGGCTGATAGTATGTCTGGAAGAGTCTCTTTATATACACAACATACGAGACATGAAGGTATTACATACAATCAGGGAGACACCTCCCAATCCTGCAG GGTTGTGTGCTTTATCAATAAACAATGATAATTGCTACCTGGCCTATCCAGGAAGTGCAACTATTGGAGAAGTACAAGTCTTTGACACCATCAATCTG AGAGCTGCCAATATGATCCCAGCTCATGATAGTCCCTTGGCTGCTTTGGCATTTGATGCAAGTGGTACTAAACTTGCCACAGCCTCAGAAAAG ggGACAGTAATAAGAGTGTTTTCCATTCCAGAGGGACAGAAACTCTTTGAATTCCGAAGAGGAGTGAAGAG gTGTGTGAGCATCTGTTCATTGGCTTTCAGCATGGATGGCATGTTTCTGTCTGCATCCAGTAACACGGAGACAGTGCATATCTTCAAACTTGAGACTGTGAAAGAAAA ACCTCAGGAAGAGCCTACAACCTGGACAGGTTACTTTGGAAAAGTGCTGATGGCCTCAACGAGCTATCTGCCCTCTCAAGTAACAGAGATGTTCAACCAGGGTAGAGCCTTTGCTACAGTCCGTCTGCCCTTCTGTGGGCACAAAAACATCTGTGCACTTGCCAC AATTCAGAAGATCCCTCGTTtgctggtgggagctgctgaTGGGTATCTCTACATGTACAACTTAGACCCCCAGGAAGGAGGCGAGTGCACACTAATGAAGCAGCACAA GCTCGATGGCAGCATGGAGCCCGCCAATGAAATTCTGGAGTCTGCATCCCACGACCGGCCGTTGGTAGCGCAGACGTACAGTGCCGCTGTGACTAAAGGTACATATGTGCCTTCCTCACCCACCAGGCATG